The following coding sequences are from one Microtus pennsylvanicus isolate mMicPen1 chromosome 1, mMicPen1.hap1, whole genome shotgun sequence window:
- the LOC142842671 gene encoding olfactory receptor 8H2-like yields MNTWNHTSKTDFILLGLTDSKDLQLVLSVVFLLIYIVTVLGNIGMMLIICLDVQLHTPMYFFLIHLSFVDLSYSTDITPKTLENLLTSNKSISFRDCFAQMYIFILLAGTECFLLCSMAYDRYIAICKPLHYPTIMSSRCCLALLTGSYMIGTVDSSVTVFAMITLHFCKSNVIYHFYCDTSPLLYLSCSDTNGVEIIIFIFAGSTVLGSLITISVSYMFVLSTILKINSTSGKQKAFSTCASHLLGVTVFYSSLIFTYLKPSKSYSLGKDQVASVFYTIVIPMLNPLIYSLRNKEVKGAVVRLVKKRQGSRKIK; encoded by the coding sequence TCCTCTTAGGACTGACAGATTCCAAAGATCTCCAGCTGGTACTCTCTGTGGTGTTTCTCCTGATATACATAGTCACTGTCCTGGGGAACATAGGCATGATGCTGATTATTTGTCTAGATGTCCAGCTGCACACTCCAATGTATTTCTTCCTCATCCATCTGTCATTTGTTGACCTCAGTTACTCTACTGACATCACACCTAAAACCTTAGAGAACCTGCTGACTTCAAACAAGAGTATTTCCTTCAGAGATTGTTTTGCCCAAATGTACATTTTTATCCTTTTGGCAGGCACTgaatgttttctgctttgctcaatggcctatgaccgctacaTAGCCATCTGCAAACCTTTACATTATCCTACCATTATGTCTTCACGATGCTGTCTTGCCCTCCTTACTGGGTCCTACATGATTGGAACTGTGGATTCCTCTGTCACTGTGTTTGCCATGATTACACTACATTTCTGCAAGTCCAACGTCATCTATCATTTTTATTGTGATACATCTCCACTTTTATATCTGTCCTGCAGTGACACAAATGGAGTTGaaataattatattcatttttgcAGGTTCCACTGTTCTTGGGTCCCTCATCACAATATCTGTATCCTATATGTTTGTTCTTTCTACTATTTTGAAGATCAATTCCACTTCAGGAAAGCAAAAAGCCTTCTCCACTTGTGCCTCTCACCTCCTTGGAGTCACTGTATTTTACAGTTCTCTGATCTTTACTTATTTAAAACCGAGTAAGTCCTACTCCCTGGGAAAGGACCAAGTAGCTTCTGTGTTTTACACAATTGTGATCCCCATGCTGAACCCACTCATTTACAGTCTCAGGAACAAAGAAGTGAAAGGTGCTGTTGTTAGATTAGTGAAGAAGAGACAAGGATCCAGGAAGATAAAATAA